A DNA window from Calliphora vicina chromosome 1, idCalVici1.1, whole genome shotgun sequence contains the following coding sequences:
- the ninaG gene encoding neither inactivation nor afterpotential protein G, with the protein MNFNKIFILAGLIIGVLSMLWFVIAALLEERVPNALIAKEGYIFDYVVVGAGTAGSVVASLLSKHSNATVLLIEAGDRFGLLSKIPLLTTFQQKGLNDWSFLTTPQKHSSKGLEEQRQCLPRGKGLGGSAELNFMLHCDGYEGDFERWSRDFNLSYWNWSSVKPFLEAGNAKPYELLEIPATYSKITIAVQKAQNEFMHKPWRFRKARYNIKNGLRYSVYQRFLHDVHKYRNLKIMTNTMAKRIEFDMSKSNKVKVKALKIATKDEHTRKEYIYDVDVQKELIICAGAYQSPQLLMVSGIGNQEELRKHNVFVPDFVPELPLVGQNLHDHVNLPLYTSIQVVGPTLNQRSLLDPLSIFNYLTVGSGHLGNFGVLSHIDSLEGNVNDTFSLAFFGAGAIDELSLMSISNFKRTHFRALFPRYFNTSQEGFVVISNCLQPKSRGNVKIRSANVRKNPLIDPNYLSEQHDVECTIRAVRAAVEVITSQAFAELGPKIHWPRIKECANFGPFERDFLLNNPSDTYLECILRYVGLGSHHPAGTCAMGNKPENSVVDSKFKVHGIENLRVIDASVFPTPISGYPNSIVVGMATRGAAMILKDYKRHITQG; encoded by the exons ATGAATTTCAATA aaatttttatattggctGGTCTAATAATTGGTGTTCTTTCCATGCTGTGGTTTGTTATAGCAGCCCTATTAGAGGAACGTGTTCCGAATGCTCTTATAGCCAAAGAGGGTTACATATTTGACTATGTGGTGG tggGTGCTGGCACAGCTGGTTCTGTGGTGGCCTCATTACTTTCAAAACACAGCAATGCCACCGTTTTGTTAATAGAAGCAGGTGACCGCTTTGGCTTACTAAGCAAAATACCACTGTTGACAACATTCCAACAAAAGGGCTTAAACGATTGGTCTTTCCTTACAACACCACAAAAGCATTCATCCAAGGGATTGGAGGAGCAG CGTCAATGTCTTCCACGTGGCAAAGGTCTCGGTGGATCAGCAGAATTAAATTTCATGTTACATTGTGATGGTTATGAAGGTGATTTTGAACGTTGGTCGCGCGACTTTAATCTCAGTTACTGGAATTGGTCGTCCGTTAAACCATTTCTTGaagccggcaatgcaaaaccgTACGAACTCCTTGAAATACCAGCCACATATTCCAAAATCACCATAGCCGTACAAAAGGCACAAAATGAATTTATGCACAAACCATGGCGCTTTCGAAAAGCAcgatacaatattaaaaatggtCTACGCTATAGCGTCTACCAGCGATTTTTACATGACGTCCACAAATATAGAAATCTTAAGATAATGACGAATACCATGGCCAAAAGAATTGAATTTGACATGAGCAAAAGTAATAAAGTCAAAGTGAAAGCCTTAAAGATTGCCACTAAAGATGAACACACCCGAAAGGAATACATCTACGATGTGGATGTCCAAAAGGAACTTATCATATGTGCGGGAGCCTATCAGTCACCACAGCTGCTAATGGTATCCGGTATAGGCAATCAAGAGGAATTAAGAAAACATAATGTTTTTGTACCGGACTTTGTGCCAGAGTTGCCTTTAGTTGGCCAAAATCTACACGATCACGTGAATTTACCTTTGTACACATCCATACAAGTAGTGGGTCCCACTTTAAATCAACGCTCTCTATTGGATCCTCTTTCGATTTTCAACTACTTGACCGTGGGCTCTGGCCATTTGGGCAATTTTGGTGTATTGAGCCATATAGACAGCCTGGAAGGAAATGTCAATGACACCTTTAGTTTAGCCTTTTTTGGTGCTGGCGCTATAGATGAATTGTCCTTAATGTCTATATCGAATTTTAAGAGAACACATTTTCGAGCATTATTTCCCCGTTATTTTAACACAAGTCAGGAGGGTTTTGTTGTTATATCGAATTGTTTACAGCCGAAATCGCGGGGTAATGTGAAAATACGTAGTGCGAATGTAAGAAAAAATCCCTTGATTGATCCGAATTATTTGTCCGAACAACATGATGTGGAGTGCACTATAAGGGCAGTACGAGCGGCGGTAgag GTTATTACCTCTCAAGCATTTGCAGAACTGGGACCGAAAATTCATTGGCCACGCATAAAAGAGTGTGCGAACTTTGGACCGTTCGAGAGagattttctattaaataatcCAAGTGATACCTACTTGGAGTGTATTTTACGATATGTCGGCTTAGGATCGCATCATCCAGCGGGTACATGCGCCATGGGCAATAAACCTGAAAATAGTGTTGTCGATTCAAAATTCAA GGTTCATGGAATTGAAAACTTACGTGTTATAGATGCCAGTGTTTTTCCTACGCCAATTTCTGGTTATCCCAACTCCATTGTTGTAGGCATGGCGACAAGAGGTGCTGCTATGATCTTAAAAGATTATAAAAGACATATTACACAGGGATGA
- the Nab2 gene encoding zinc finger CCCH domain-containing protein 14 — protein sequence MDNYGNEINQKMRSAVKAKLVELGTGGSSGYIDDELPDYVMIMVANKRSKQQMISDLNLFLDNQTELFVTWLHEVLQKLQEVTLPAASASSKKRKSSQKEDSVSAPNASGAKKDKKQAKKDKILPSKKPKEGTSSTTPDKTSSSKVVSSITDLVAGELLEKAKQSINATADATQNIKKSKHKRSSEELNSTSTNPNSETQKEFDIPTISEISSTTGASTHAETTKETAVVSGNREKDLAELAEIQKKIYAAKKQLKQIGEIEDDDEDFLNLRDEDSREEFNEAGDLVRKPSVTPPQNLQKHKEKSPIVFEGEKTKHRGDDDEEVFASKRKRFTPPPLNSAATNVIFDSSAKDEAAEFRNEKRSVHQRLGMKNNSSSSRENTKTAQPLARERRRNLQEQELYVPAFRRKEMERERERGQERSHERERERERNQGGDRGRERERERERSDRDIDRPRDPDHSTNLTRGRPRVRRSFEERDKRRSTSENHNEERNSSQVGKISTTTPSTTNRARSSSKDEASPDVSGTRKRIGSRVIVAPSKPAEISDEDLIDKPVNSVIKIKPRPPVSPSKQAPKNLLLRAVAEAQRSTILKKPSANTKPKVSLRLGDKINAQRNTKLYTKSFRDRIKTAVSVGALFTRTTKNIIVEVNDNSVSEKPKFNSAAASYHNVVENEEYIPETISDRGDSDQDYVYVPQAIHQQQASDDDELNENLGDHTNDEDEIQENVQKTQFVVTLNENKALPKLKRHNLTRYSRSLSPPPQVSSSSSNSKDREKYPEPTSTSNPSVTSRKSNIRERLSMKSSSSSNERRSSSLMRQEASTTPPPKRTEFIEIYRKPKEIKKIIIKNDSEDEELVPSKKHSPEKERKLKRRSNESQPPSQSSHDREHKSVENRSTTPPLKEHYKERHKESLTPSKRKHVPIKFDLKEAKDSRNARESPVPNKKRRSLSHDNVSRDHSRDRDREWERDRDRERHSSLDRREEKHKISIRNAEAKKYDNIPTSLNSVPVDSSGSFRNSKPKERCKYHPNCTKSFCEFYHPTSVCKSFPNCKFADKCLYSHPRCKYDLACVNLDCNFSHSGPRSASLLEPTAPPISSSVVPVQNYKSISSTAITGPVSSTTCKFFPNCTKTSCPFYHPKPCRYGKNCINKLECLYYHHEIPSSSKFKWIASAN from the exons ATGGACAACTATGGCAATGAAATTAATCAGAAAATGAGA AGTGCCGTCAAGGCAAAGTTGGTGGAACTGGGTACTGGAGGCTCTTCTGGTTACATAGACGATGAGTTGCCAGATTATGTTATGATTATGGTGGCCAATAAGAGAAGCAAACAGCAAATGATATCCgacctaaatttatttttagacaaTCAAACTGAATTATTTGTAACCTGGTTGCATGAGGTATTGCAAAAACTGCAAGAAGTAACACTGCCAGCCGCCAGTG CCtcatccaaaaaacgtaaatcCTCACAAAAAGAAGACTCTGTTTCCGCTCCGAATGCAAGCGGAGCTAAAAAAGATAAAAAGCAAGccaaaaaagataaaattttacCGTCAAAGAAACCGAAAGAAGGCACATCCTCTACAACTCCCGATAAGACCTCCTCTAGTAAAGTTGTAAGTTCAATAACCGATCTTGTTGCTGGTGAACTTTTGGAGAAAGCCAAACAAAGCATTAATGCTACAGCAGATGccacacaaaatataaaaaaatccaaacacAAGCGATCATCGGAGGAGCTCAACAGCACCTCGACAAACCCAAACTCTGAAACGCAAAAAGAATTTGATATACCCACAATATCGGAAATATCGTCTACCACAGGTGCAAGTACCCATGCAGAAACTACCAAAGAAACGGCGGTTGTGTCGGGAAATAGAGAAAAGGATTTAGCTGAATTGGCAGagatacaaaagaaaatttatgcggccaaaaaacaactaaaacaaaTTGGCGAAATAGAAGATGACGATGAAGATTTCCTAAATTTGAGAGATGAAGACAGCCGTGAGGAGTTCAATGAGGCTGGTGATTTGGTAAGGAAGCCATCGGTAACTCCGcctcaaaatttacaaaagcaCAAAGAAAAAAGTCCTATTGTTTTTGAGGGCGAGAAAACCAAACATCGTGGTGATGACGATGAGGAAGTATTTGCATCAAAGCGAAAAAGGTTTACACCTCCTCCTCTTAATTCTGCGGCGACAAATGTGATCTTTGATTCGTCTGCCAAAGATGAGGCGGCAGAATTTCGCAATGAAAAACGGTCCGTGCATCAACGATTAGGTATGAAAAATAACTCATCGTCATCAAGAGAGAATACCAAAACTGCACAGCCTTTAGCCCGGGAAAGAAGACGAAATTTACAGGAACAGGAACTATATGTGCCGGCATTTCGTCGCAAAGAAATGGAACGAGAGCGTGAAAGAGGTCAAGAACGTAGTCATGAAAGAGAGAGGGAACGTGAACGAAATCAGGGTGGTGATCGGGGTCGTGAAAGGGAACGAGAGCGTGAACGAAGCGACAGAGATATTGATAGGCCTAGAGACCCCGACCACAGTACAAATTTAACACGGGGTCGACCTCGTGTACGCCGCTCTTTCGAAGAACGCGATAAAAGACGTTCCACTTCGGAGAATCACAATGAAGAACGTAATTCAAGTCAAGTAGGCAAAATAAGCACTACAACGCCCTCTACCACAAATCGAGCACGAAGCAGCAGCAAGGATGAAGCCTCGCCCGATGTTAGCGGCACGCGTAAGCGTATCGGTTCTAGAGTAATTGTTGCCCCCTCTAAACCCGCTGAAATCTCCGATGAAGATCTCATTGATAAACCGGTCAATTCGGTTATTAAAATAAAGCCACGACCTCCCGTCTCGCCCAGCAAACAAGCTCCGAAAAATCTACTTTTAAGGGCAGTTGCCGAAGCTCAAAGGTCAACAATACTTAAGAAACCCTCTGCTAACACCAAACCCAAAGTTTCTCTACGTTTGGGCGACAAAATTAATGCTCAGCGCAATACAAAACTCTATACGAAATCCTTCAGAGATCGTATTAAAACGGCCGTTAGTGTGGGTGCGCTTTTCACACGCACCACTAAGAACATAATAGTGGAAGTAAATGATAATTCGGTATCAGAAAAGCCAAAATTTAATTCAGCTGCAGCTTCTTACCACAATGTGGTTGAAAATGAGGAATATATACCAGAAACTATATCGGATAGAGGTGATTCTGATCAGGATTATGTTTATGTGCCGCAGGCGATTCACCAACAACAGGCCAGTGATGATGATGAACTCAATGAAAATCTTGGAGATCATACAAATGATGAAGATGAAATTCAAGAAAATGTACAAAAGACACAATTTGTTGTGACTTTAAATG AAAATAAGGCTTTACCGAAATTGAAACGTCATAATCTAACACGTTATTCACGTTCCCTATCGCCACCACCTCAAGTCTCTTCATCCTCAAGCAATTCAAAAGACCGTGAAAAATACCCAGAACCTACATCTACTTCAAATCCCTCTGTCACGTCTCGCAAGTCCAATATTAGGGAAAGACTCTCCATGAAATCATCCTCTTCATCCAACGAACGCCGGTCCTCGTCGTTAATGCGTCAAGAAGCCAGCACAACACCGCCACCCAAACGTACTGAATTCATAGAAATCTATCGTAAacctaaagaaattaaaaagattattataaaaaatgacTCGGAAGACGAGGAACTGGTTCCCTCGAAAAAACATTCACCCGAAAAGGAACGTAAACTAAAGCGCCGTAGTAATGAGTCACAGCCACCATCACAATCTTCCCATGACAGAGAACACAAATCGGTTGAAAATCGTTCAACAACACCACCCCTAAAGGAGCATTATAAGGAACGGCACAAGGAATCATTGACACCCTCCAAACGCAAGCATGTACCCATTAAGTTTGATTTGAAAGAAGCTAAAGATTCTAGAAACGCAAGAGAAAGTCCGGTGCCCAACAAAAAAAGGCGTTCCTTGAGTCATGACAATGTCAGCAGGGATCACAGTCGTGATAGAGATAGAGAGTGGGAACGAGATAGGGACCGTGAGAGACACTCGTCACTGGATAGAAGGGAAGAGAAACACAAAATTTCTATACGCAATGCAGAGgccaaaaaatatgataatatTCCAACatcat TGAATTCTGTACCAGTGGATTCGTCTGGCTCATTTCGCAATAGCAAACCCAAGGAACGTTGCAAATATCATCCAAATTGTACAAAATCTTTCTGTGAATTTTATCATCCCACGTCTGTATGTAAATCTTTTCCAAATTGCAAGTTTGCCGATAAATGTCTATATTCGCATCCCAGATGTAAATATGATTTGGCGTGTGTTAATTTAGATTGCAATTTCTCACACAGTGGTCCCAGAAGTGCCAGTCTATTGGAGCCCACAGCACCGCCAATTT CTTCATCTGTAGTGCCGGTGCAAAATTACAAATCAATATCATCAACAGCGATAACGGGCCCAGTTTCGTCCACAACATGCAAATTTTTCCCCAATTGCACAAAAACTAGTTGTCCTTTTTATCATCCCAAGCCGTGCCGTTATGGCAAGAACTGTATTAACAAACTGGAATGCTTGTATTATCATCATGAAATACCCAGCAGCAGTAAATTTAAATGGATTGCTTCGGCCAACTGA
- the RpL24-like gene encoding probable ribosome biogenesis protein RLP24 — MRIETCYFCSSKVYPGHGVDFVRNDCKIFKFCRGKCHKAFKRKKNPRKVKWTKAYRKASGKELAIDPSFEFEKRRNCPIKYNREMWQKSLDAIKKITEIKERRQGQFILERLRKGREIEIQMDVKDVQRNISLIRSPAAGLKERRAKEEAEEAALMEQDLPEEEITYVDARELEKKLAEGLMDDDMEMLKA; from the exons atgcgtATTGAAACGTGTTATTTTTGCTCTAGCAAAGTTTATCCAGGACATGGAGTGGACTTTGTAAGAAACGACTGCAAG atatttaaattttgccgTGGCAAATGCCACAAGGCCTTCAAACGCAAGAAGAACCCTCGTAAGGTGAAATGGACCAAGGCTTACCGTAAGGCATCCGGCAAGGAATTGGCTATTGACCCCAGTTTCGAATTTGAGAAACGTCGCAACTGTCCCATTAAATATAACCGTGAAATGTGGCAAAAGAGTTTGGACGCCATTAAGAAGATTACCGAAATCAAAGAACGCCGTCAAGGTCAATTTATTTTGGAACGTTTGCGCAAGGGCCGTGAAATTGAAATTCAAATGGATGTTAAGGATGTACAGCGCAATATCTCCCTTATACGTTCTCCGGCTGCTGGCCTAAAGGAGCGTCGTGCCAAGGAAGAAGCCGAAGAGGCTGCCCTTATGGAACAAGACTTACCCGAGGAGGAGATCACTTATGTAGATGCTCGCGAACTGGAAAAGAAACTCGCAGAAGGTCTCATGGACGACGACATGGAAATGTTGAAGGCCTGA